In Paenibacillus phoenicis, one genomic interval encodes:
- a CDS encoding HD domain-containing protein — translation MFLGTRDWKGTVQMDRQHIIEQAEHFVQNVHSGDGSGHDWWHIHRVRNMALAIARKEQADLFVCELAALLHDVADEKLNPSKEAGLLRVRNWLEAHIEDPSVISEVMEIISTMSYNGGKNPPMATLNGQIVQDADRLDAMGAIGIARTFAYGGSRGRSMHEPGQDFSDLDYRSHEKTTIYHFYEKLLKLKDLMNTRHARKLAESRHEFMLRFLEQFYREWDAADEHQDEQTTTNSGDMSENRIF, via the coding sequence ATGTTTCTAGGAACTAGGGATTGGAAAGGAACGGTGCAGATGGATCGGCAGCACATCATCGAACAAGCCGAGCACTTTGTGCAAAACGTGCACAGCGGGGACGGGAGCGGCCACGACTGGTGGCATATTCATCGGGTGCGGAACATGGCCTTGGCCATCGCCCGCAAGGAGCAGGCGGATTTGTTCGTATGCGAGCTGGCGGCCCTGCTGCACGACGTCGCCGACGAGAAGCTGAATCCGTCCAAGGAAGCGGGATTACTTCGGGTTCGCAACTGGTTGGAAGCACATATCGAGGATCCATCCGTCATCAGCGAAGTCATGGAGATTATTTCGACCATGTCATATAATGGCGGCAAAAATCCCCCTATGGCGACGCTCAACGGACAAATCGTTCAGGATGCCGACCGGCTGGATGCCATGGGAGCGATCGGCATTGCCAGAACATTTGCTTATGGGGGCTCCAGAGGCAGATCCATGCATGAACCGGGGCAGGATTTCTCCGATTTGGATTACCGCAGCCATGAGAAAACGACGATTTATCATTTCTACGAAAAGCTATTAAAGTTAAAAGATTTGATGAATACCCGGCATGCCCGGAAGCTGGCCGAATCACGGCATGAATTTATGCTGCGTTTCTTGGAGCAGTTTTACCGGGAATGGGATGCCGCTGACGAACATCAGGATGAACAAACCACAACAAATTCAGGTGATATGAGTGAGAATCGCATTTTTTGA